Proteins from a genomic interval of Chanos chanos chromosome 3, fChaCha1.1, whole genome shotgun sequence:
- the spsb1 gene encoding SPRY domain-containing SOCS box protein 1: MGQKVPGGIKTVDMRDPAFRPLKLELQALDYTKPARLDMLLDMPPATPEVQVQHSWNNDDRSLNIFVKEDNKLIFHRHPVAQSTDAIRGRVGYTRGLHVWEINWAMRQRGTHAVVGVATGEAPLHSVGYTALVGNNNESWGWDLGRNKLYHDGKNQPSRTYPAFLEPDETFIVPDSFLVVLDMDEGTLSFIVDGQYLGVAFRGLKGRKLYPVVSAVWGHCEIRIRYINGLDPEPLPLMDLCRRSVRVALGRERLSEIHRLPLPASLKNYLLYQ, encoded by the exons ATGGGGCAGAAGGTTCCGGGAGGCATAAAGACTGTGGACATGCGGGACCCAGCGTTTCGGCCTCTCAAGCTGGAGCTGCAGGCCCTAGACTACACCAAGCCTGCCCGCTTGGACATGTTACTGGACATGCCCCCCGCCACACCTGAGGTCCAAGTCCAGCACTCCTGGAACAACGATGACCGCTCGCTCAATATCTTTGTCAAAGAGGACAATAAACTGATATTTCACCGGCACCCCGTAGCTCAGAGTACAGATGCCATCCGTGGACGGGTAGGGTACACGCGAGGGTTGCATGTGTGGGAAATCAACTGGGCCATGAGGCAGAGGGGTACGCACGCTGTGGTTGGGGTAGCCACAGGGGAAGCCCCGTTACATTCTGTAGGATACACTGCACTTGTAGGAAACAACAACGAGTCCTGGGGCTGGGACCTGGGACGGAACAAACTTTATCATGACGGCAAGAACCAGCCCAGTAGGACTTACCCTGCTTTTCTGGAGCCAGATGAGACTTTTATCGTTCCTGACTCGTTTCTGGTTGTGTTGGACATGGACGAGGGAACTCTAAGTTTCATTGTGGATGGACAATATCTAGGGGTTGCTTTCAGGGGACTGAAAGGCAGAAAACTGTACCCAGTAGTGAGTGCTGTATGGGGCCACTGTGAAATCAGAATCCGGTACATCAACGGACTCGATC CTGAACCTCTGCCTCTAATGGACCTGTGTAGACGCTCAGTGCGGGTAGCGCTGGGGAGAGAACGACTGAGTGAAATACATAGACTACCCTTACCTGCCTCCCTCAAGAACTATCTACTCTACCAATGA